The Tardiphaga alba genome includes a window with the following:
- a CDS encoding ribbon-helix-helix domain-containing protein, whose translation MMARPFGARSSIKKRSVVIGGRKTSVSLENEFWAEVQNLARSRGQSVVQFLADVVKSYEGHNVSSALRLSVLGHYRNPGQADGS comes from the coding sequence ATGATGGCACGACCGTTCGGCGCACGCTCCAGCATAAAGAAGCGATCAGTTGTAATCGGCGGCCGCAAGACCAGCGTTAGTCTTGAGAACGAGTTCTGGGCGGAGGTGCAGAACTTGGCGCGCAGCCGTGGCCAAAGCGTCGTCCAGTTCCTCGCAGACGTGGTGAAGAGCTACGAAGGGCACAATGTATCCTCTGCGCTGCGCCTGTCCGTCCTCGGACACTATCGGAACCCGGGACAGGCTGACGGCTCTTGA